Proteins from a single region of Platichthys flesus chromosome 16, fPlaFle2.1, whole genome shotgun sequence:
- the bptf gene encoding nucleosome-remodeling factor subunit BPTF isoform X3 — MRGKRGRPPKALPADEEPSPAATRGLRPRRTLKPRLRDSGDEESPTREPSKPSRKKRGGPGGVSTRGRGRGRGGGRGGRGGRGGKRTAAASKAVVYDDHESDEDEDDAVSLRSEEEEVPAEPPSEEDEALKEESDCLEDDVLEEEEVEEEEVEDDASHCTESSFRSQSTHASTPGKKKLRAPRARSPILEEKEIPPLELPETSEDLLVPTEELLNATSVYEVLRNFSTVLRLSPFRFEDFCAALVGQEQCTLIAETHNSLLKAILREEDTSNTTFGPADLKDSVNSTLYFIDGMTWPEVLRAYCESDREYQHVLPYQEVDEYPYGPTESKIKVLQFLVDQFLTTNIAREELMSDGSMLYDDHCRVCHRLGDLLCCETCTAVYHLECVKPPLMEVPEDEWQCEICVAHKVPGVTDCVAEAQKIRPYIRQEPIGYDRHQRKYWFLNRRIIVEEDGEHKTKKIWYYSTKAQLEELMESLDKEYWEVDLHATLEEMREEVQAHMDVTEDLTNKARGNNKAYLTAVNDVITEHLKVRLQAKTRAEEGKQETESGSVKSAAEEETNDSTSQLETSEHKVPESREDSSSQASSVPPSAEDSSRSDPNPGSASQDSAVPKTESTETKEEAEPGHSRSLESGDSAAKQEMTDENLKAELNSDNSATQTQVQPQQQSSQPETSSNLPDLADRSSQSSFTSQDGAEDYNERVKSEGVRGADQEVNNQLSRGSKESSPVRSDVGSSRLSFLKRDLTVNLNTLFKLGQEGKYRVYHNQYSTNVLALNKHQHREDHDKRRHLSHKFSLTTAAEFKWNGSIYGSRSLTVSTLRLTIIQLETSVPGPFMHPNWAAHRNNWNKAVQMCSKAREFALALAILECAIKPVVMLPVWKDSLGHTRLHRMTSIEREEKEKGKKREKKLEDEETLQQATWVKYTIPIKHQVWKQKGEEYRVTGYGGWSWVSKTHVPRFSPKLPGNTNVTYRIELEAAKLKEKGRKEKAASCTNNQKKLTETEKQDVADEDNEQTSLSASAQIASSEEDCKPQSSKEEETPSEKEEEKEVEEKTVDEKMEVEPSLETAASSEEKDEAEDKGASLSSVEPVKEEAVTSVEQPKEEERAASKTYYDVVNVSEGFQLRTAYKKKVKPSKLDGLLERRVKQFTLEEKQRLERVRQAAAMQSKVPATKTNVGLKTEGATLDKHQPAVTPSVKAEEKEENSHVKDNVVKKLDFEQEAKTEPTAANHSKETEGSAVQSDSGGALPHKEVNGGPLANSNNCLSETIENTEKTQKPQVTLAGENPKKRGFEEMEKSSGQSVTESMEVEQNKSSPVQVNGQALVPSATADSVRVQDEIKPVKSLMNGGLSQNDVSDSCHPPPLKVPKLENHVAEKGDALSRKEDVAVGSEGTTPAKLSSSSTSCGKSMSSDNCSGSEGLNTTTAESQNVPTTSSVTKPDGTPQAASVTTTSQSSASAPVAVVPQRSKHPVADTKTGSAAASSMTISKEYSTRDRVSLLRFSKCKKARSGTALPSYRKFVTKSSKKSLFVLPNDDLKRLARRGAIREVPIFNYNAKPALDIWPYPSPRPTFGITWRYRLQTVRSLAGVSLMLRLLWACLRWDDMAVRAASNAGVTRKETSDTDITTTEIIKRRDVGPYGIRSEYCIRKIICPLGNRDTPKETPTPQRKGLRSSALRPKKQQPAKPTGPIAVETWVAEEEMELWEIRAFAERLEKEKGSDPSKTGSSLRTAEDVKAHLENQLKQARLAAQQKRLERPGTPVSTTTSTPPSASTPASTGLRTGQVTSGTKMVLASKLGSTVSFQQDKNFHQSFASWVKQGQTNNSSSGVVQQKVLGIFPSGPPANLRTYSTLHPTTGNINLRASTSGTAAQQQASPAAGQTQPCTAMSQSTPLSTSVGTAMVRSPAMTQQGQPQQMVPGSTPVPTAAAAQRAAAAAPSPHATATAPGQSPAAPAQTNRPQQGQVKLTMAQLMQLTQSAQGGNPGLTVVIQGQGQSQGQLQIIPQGVTVIPGPGQQLMQAAMPNGQVQRFLFTPMPPSSSPTTATPPAPQTPQTQISTPAQARTTAHVQTTPSALAQTQMTAPLPTPTQMTAPLPTPTQMTAPLPTQTQMTAPLPTPTQMPGLAPSPASAPVPAAQTFSAAFPQSIPAQSQISAPALLQAAAQASTQVFSSTPGILPTQPQVARSVPAPAHPVLGMTQKVFTSPPQVTTFAPGSFPTQTQTSMTLPVPGQFAPQAQVQAHALNTSPGLTPTPVQMNITAPSPAVAPVSVKAAQFAAATNSAQIQVSASLPPAVPVPTPALAPVSAPVLAVVSGQIAVPSPALTQIQVTAPVPLHAAMAGAVVTPVTATSTTPSVPALMEQRAAQPQVWTPAAAQGQTPVQQAAAPIQAPVFTPLPQASLTPQSQAQVQHPTVVSMQQVSQMPVSAVQVQMKGIPVSSVVTAVRAPQPQLQPQTTTQLQPQPQAQIRAQIQVQPFGQVQQIPHIQAQAHLQPKAQPQIQPQVRVQFQQHAAQVQPLAQIQPQVQFQTQTQNFPQVQYHPQVQASFQTQAQTQPQTQQQVQPQPQVQSQPQVQTQAQNQLHHQVQVQFQPQGQIQPQAPQQTQPQFQIQSPQQLQVGAQTQVQAQLQVQFQPQTQNQVQTQPQLQVQSPIRHQLITVPGLQQPVQLLSALPPHVAAQIQAQIQAQAQQQGGTVPQQIKLQLPIQIQQAGGQIQAHQIQNMVTIQAPASVQEHLQRLQVQQQQQQQQQQQQQQQQQQQQQQQQPPPPKKKKHHEAKREQKEQSLQTLSPGDGIQKQVVVKQNAAAEQLKQRKSLAAAEREENQRMIVCNQVMKFILDKIEKDEKQAAKKRKKEEVVEQKRFKQNASKLTALLYKHKEQLKAEILKKRALLDKELQLQVQEELRRDLARLQKEKEKARAAITQAAAATVKAASSHSSHPSHSTHSPHSSHTVTSPSSSHKRKREEERDKDRPRERDRHHDKDKKRDREKDKDKDRDRCKDRDKDKDKDKEKDKDKDRDRDREKEKEKNRERDRERDKDRDGDRENDLPGDPSSSKHKKKKKPSSTSKDHKKDNKLYCVCKTAYDESKFYIGCDLCSNWFHGACVGITEKEAKKLEDFVCNDCKQGQEAESNEELYCICRTPYDESQFYIGCDRCQNWYHGRCVGILQSEATAIDVYVCPQCQSTEDAMTVLTPLTDKDSEGLKRILRSLQTHKMAWPFLEPVDPHDAPDYYRVIKEPMDFSTMETRLQRRHYHKLTEFVADVTKIFDNCRYYNPNDTPFFQCAEVLEAFFVQKLKGFKASRLSDS; from the exons ATGAGAGGGAAGAGAGGCAGGCCGCCCAAAGCCCTGCCGGCCGACGAGGAGCCGTCCCCTGCCGCGACGCGGGGCTTGCGACCGCGAAGGACCCTGAAGCCCCGGCTGCGGGACAGCGGGGACGAGGAGAGCCCCACGCGGGAGCCCAGCAAGCCGAGCCGAAAGAAGCGAGGGGGACCCGGCGGTGTGTCAACGCGGGGCAGGGGACGAGGCAGAGGCGGcggcagaggaggcagagggggaCGGGGAGGGAAGCGGACGGCGGCCGCCTCCAAAGCGGTGGTGTACGACGACCACGAGAgcgacgaggacgaggacgatgCTGTCAGCCTGCGgtcggaggaggaagaggtgccGGCGGAGCCCCCGTCCGAGGAGGACGAGGCCCTGAAAGAGGAGTCCGACTGCCTGGAAGATGatgtgctggaggaggaggaggtggaggaggaggaggtggaggatgatgCCAGCCACTGCACCGAGAGCAGCTTTCGGAGCCAGAGCACACACGCCAGCACCCCGG GCAAGAAGAAGCTCCGGGCTCCCCGTGCTCGCTCTCCCatcctggaggagaaggagattcCTCCTCTGGAGCTCCCGGAGACCTCGGAGGATCTCCTGGTGCCGACCGAGGAGCTGCTCAACGCCACCTCCGTCTACGAGGTGCTGCGGAACTTCAGCACGGTGCTGCGGCTCTCGCCCTTCCGCTTCGAGGACTTCTGCGCCGCTCTGGTCGGCCAGGAGCAGTGCACTTTAATAGCAGAGACTCACAACTCCCTCCTGAAGGCCATCCTGCGCGAGGAGGACACCTCCAACACTACCTTCGGCCCTGCTGACCTCAAGGACAGTGTCAACTCCACTCTGTACTTTATCGACGGCATGACGTGGCCCGAGGTGCTGCGGGCGTACTGCGAGAGCGACCGGGAGTACCAGCATGTCCTCCCGTACCAGGAGGTGGACGAGTATCCCTACGGCCCCACGGAGAGTAAGATCAAGGTGCTGCAGTTCCTGGTGGACCAGTTCCTCACCACCAACATCGCCCGCGAGGAGCTGATGTCCGACGGCAGCATGCTGTACGACGACCACTGCCGCGTGTGCCACCGACTTGGGGACCTGCTGTGCTGCGAGACCTGCACGGCGGTCTACCACCTGGAGTGCGTGAAGCCGCCGCTGATGGAGGTGCCAGAGGACGAGTGGCAGTGTGAGATTTGTGTGGCTCACAAGGTGCCCGGGGTCACAGACTGTGTAGCAGAGGCACAGAAGATCCGGCCCTACATCCGCCAGGAGCCCATCGGATATGACCGGCACCAGAGGAAATACTGGTTCTTAAACAGAAGGATTATTGT CGAGGAGGACGGGGAGCACAAGACGAAAAAGATCTGGTACTACAGCACCAAGgcgcagctggaggagctcatgGAGAGCCTGGATAAGGAGTACTGGGAGGTGGACCTGCATGCCAcgctggaggagatgagggaggaggtgcaggcTCACATGGACGTCACGGAGGACCTCACCAACAAAGCCCGTGGAAACAACAAAGCCTACCTCACCGCTGTCAACG ACGTGATCACGGAGCACTTGAAGGTCAGGCTGCAGGCGAAGACTCgagcagaggagggaaagcAGGAAACAGAATCGGGTTCCGTCAaatcagcagcagaagaagaaactaacGACTCCACCTCGCAGCTCGAGACCAGCGAGCACAAAGTCCCAGAGTCCAGGGAAGATTCTAGTTCCCAAG catcctctgttcctccttctGCAGAGGACAGCTCCAGGTCGGATCCTAACCCCGGCTCAGCCTCCCAGGACTCGGCTGTGCCTAAAACAGAATCCACTGAGACCAAGGAGGAAGCTGAGCCCGGTCACTCCAGGAGCCTGGAGAGTGGAGATTCAGCAGCAAAGCAGGAGATGACAG ATGAGAACTTGAAAGCAGAGTTAAACAGCGACAACTCTGCGACACAAACCCAGGTTCAGCCTCAGCAGCAGTCGTCTCAGCCGGAGACGAGCAGCAACCTGCCTGACCTGGCTGATCGCTCCTCCCAGTCGTCTTTCACCAGTCAGGATGGGGCAG AGGATTATAACGAAAGGGTCAAAAGTGAAGGAGTGAGAGGAGCAGACCAGGAAGTGAATAACCAGTTGTCCAGAGGCAGCAAAGAG TCATCCCCAGTTCGCTCCGACGTCGGCTCTTCGCGACTCAGCTTCTTGAAAAGGGACCTGACGGTGAATCTGAACACTTTGTTCAAACTGGGTCAGGAGGGTAAATACAGGGTCTACCACAACCAGTACAGCACCAACGTCCTGGCCCTCAACAAACACCAGCACCGCGAGGACCACGACAAGAGACGCCACCTGTCGCACAAGTTCAGCCTGACCACCGCCGCCGAGTTCAAGTGGAACGGCTCCATCTACGGTTCTCGGAGCCTGACGGTCTCCACCCTGCGTCTCACCATCATCCAGCTGGAAACCAGCGTGCCCGGACCCTTCATGCATCCTAACTGGGCAGCGCACAG GAACAACTGGAACAAAGCAGTGCAGATGTGCAGCAAGGCCAGGGAATTTGCTCTGGCCTTGGCCATACTGGAGTGTGCCATCAAACCAGTGGTCATGCTGCCTGTATGGAAAGATTCTCTCGGACACACAAG GCTGCATCGCATGACCTCCATTGAgcgggaggagaaagagaaggggaagAAGCGAGAGAAGAAactggaggacgaggagacgcTGCAGCAGGCCACCTGGGTGAAGTACACCATCCCCATCAAGCACCAG GTGTGGAAGCAGAAGGGGGAGGAGTACAGGGTGACTGGTTATGGTGGCTGGAGCTGGGTCAGTAAGACCCATGTACCACGTTTTAGTCCTAAGTTACCAGGGAACACAAACGTAACCTACCGCATAGAACTGGAGG CAGCTAAACTCAAagagaagggaaggaaggaaaaggcAGCATCTTGCACAAACAACCAGAAGAAGTTGACTGAAACTGAGAAGCAGGATGTAGCAGATGAGGACAATGAGCAAACGTCTCTCAGTGCATCAGCTCAGATCGCTTCATCAGAGGAGGACTGCAAGCCTCAGAGCTCAAAAGAGGAAGAAACCCCAtctgagaaggaggaggagaaagaagtggaggagaagacGGTAGATGAAAAGATGGAGGTTGAACCCTCCCTAGAAACTGCTGCTTCAAGTGAAGAGAAAG ATGAAGCTGAAGACAAAGGCGCGTCCTTGTCGTCTGTGGAGCCTGTGAAGGAAGAAGCAGTCACGAGTGTAGAACAAcccaaggaggaggagagggctgCATCGAAGACGTACTACGACGTCGTGAACGTCAGCGAGGGCTTCCAGCTGCGGACGGCGTACAAGAAGAAGGTGAAGCCGTCCAAACTGGACGGGCTTCTGGAGCGCCGGGTCAAACAGTTCaccctggaggagaagcagaggctgGAGCGGGTGAGGCAGGCGGCGGCCATGCAGTCCAAAGTACCAGCCACTAAGACTAATGTAGGGCTGAAGACCGAAGGAGCCACTTTAGACAAACATCAGCCGGCTGTGACCCCGAGTGTGAaagcagaagagaaggaggagaactCGCATGTGAAGGACAACGTGGTGAAGAAGCTCGACTTTGAGCAGGAGGCGAAAACAGAACCGACGGCAGCCAACCACAgcaaagagacagaggggagcGCTGTGCAGAGCGACAGTGGGGGGGCCTTACCCCATAAAGAGGTGAATGGAGGGCCCTTAGCAAACAGTAATAATTGTTTATCAGAGACAATAGAAAATACAGAGAAGACACAGAAGCCACAGGTGACGCTAGCCGGAGAGAACCCTAAAAAACGTGGATTCGAGGAAATGGAGAAAAGCAGCGGACAGAGCGTCACAGAGAGCATGGAGGTAGAGCAGAACAAGAGCAGTCCGGTGCAGGTGAATGGACAAGCTTTGGTCCCTTCCGCTACTGCCGACTCAGTCAGAGTCCAAGATGAAATCAAGCCGGTCAAGTCTCTGATGAATGGAGGCCTCTCACAGAACGACGTGTCGGACTCGTGTCATCCACCTCCTCTGAAAGTCCCCAAGCTGGAGAACCACGTGGCGGAGAAAGGAGACGCTCTGAGTCGGAAGGAGGATGTGGCGGTGGGCAGTGAGGGAACCACACCTGCCAAGCTTTCATCCTCAAGCACCTCCTGTGGGAAAAGCATGAGCTCTGACAACTGCAGTGGTAGCGAAGGTTTGAATACCACAACTGCAGAGTCTCAAAATGTCCCAACAACCAGCAGCGTCACTAAGCCTGATGGGACGCCTCAAGCAGCCAGTGTCACCACCACCTCCCAGTCCAGTGCCTCTGCACCAGTAGCAGTCGTCCCACAGAGGAGCAAACATCCAGTCGCTGACACCAAGACGGGTTCAGCAGCAGCCAGCTCCATGACGATCAGTAAGGAGTACTCCACCAGGGACAGAGTCAGCCTCCTGAGGTTCTCCAAATGCAAGAAGGCTCGCTCGGGCACCGCGCTGCCGTCCTACCGCAAGTTTGTCACCAAGAGCAGCAAGAAGAGCCTCTTCGTCCTGCCGAACGATGACCTGAAGAGGCTGGCGAGGAGAGGGGCCATCAGGGAGGTGCCCATCTTCAACTACAACGCCAAGCCCGCCCTGGATATTTGGCCGTATCCTTCACCGCGGCCCACGTTCGGGATCACATGGAG GTACCGTCTGCAGACTGTGAGGTCACTGGCAGGGGTCAGCCTGATGCTGAGGCTGCTGTGGGCCTGTCTGAGGTGGGACGACATGGCTGTGAGAGCAGCGTCCAATGCAGGGGTTACTCGGAAAG AAACCTCGGACACGGACATCACCACGACGGAGATCATAAAACGAAGAGACGTGGGGCCATACGGCATCCGCTCAGAATACTGCATCAGGAAGATCATCTGTCCCCTCGGGAACAGAGACACTCCCAAAG AGACCCCGACTCCACAGAGGAAAGGCCTGCGCTCGAGTGCCTTGAGGCCCAAGAAGCAGCAGCCAGCCAAGCCGACTGGGCCCATCGCTGTGGAGACGTGGGTGGCCgaggaggaaatggagctgTGGGAAATCAGGGCCTTTGCAGAGAGgttggagaaggagaagggttCAGATCCCTCGAAGACCGGCAGCAGCCTGAGGACTGCCGAGGATGTCAAGGCCCATCTGGAGAATCAGCTGAAACAGGCCAGACTGGCGGCCCAGCAG aAACGTCTGGAGAGACCAGGTACACCTGTTTCCACCACAACATCCACCCCCCCCTCAGCCAGCACGCCGGCATCCACGGGCCTGAGGACAGGTCAGGTCACATCTGGAACCAAGATGGTCCTCGCTTCCAAACTGGGCTCAACAGTTTCCTTCCAGCAAGACAAGAATTTCCACCAGTCGTTCGCTTCCTGGGTCAAGCAGGGTCAGaccaacaacagcagctcaG GTGTAGTCCAACAGAAGGTTCTGGGCATCTTCCCCTCCGGGCCCCCTGCGAACCTGAGGACATACAGCACACTACATCCTACGACCGGCAACATCAACCTCAGAGCCTCCACCTCCGGCACAGCTGCTCAGCAACAG GCCAGTCCAGCTGCAGGTCAAACCCAGCCTTGCACTGCGATGAGCCAGTCCACCCCCCTGTCTACCTCTGTGGGCACCGCGATGGTCCGCAGTCCAGCGATGACTCAACAAG GCCAACCTCAGCAGATGGTGCCGGGTTCCACACCAGTGCCGACGGCAGCAGCCGCTCAGAGAGCAGCGGCTGCTGCACCATCACCTCATGCAACCGCCACAGCTCCTGGGCAGTCGCCTGCAGCCCCCGCCCAGACCAACAGACCACAGCAGGGTCAAGTCAAACTAACTATGGCGCAGCTCATGCAGCTGACACAGAGCGCTCAG GGTGGAAACCCCGGTCTGACGGTGGTGATCCAGGGTCAGGGCCAGAGCCAGGGCCAGCTGCAAATCATCCCACAGGGTGTTACAGTCATTCCCGGCCCCGGGCAACAGCTGATGCAGGCAGCCATGCCGAATGGTCAGGTCCAGCGCTTCCTCTTCACTCCCATGCCCCCGTCCTCATCACCCACTACTGCCACCCCCCCTGCACCTCAGACCCCTCAAACCCAAATATCGACTCCAGCTCAAGCCAGAACCACTGCGCATGTCCAGACGACCCCCTCAGCCTTAGCCCAAACCCAAATGACAGCCCCTCTACCTACCCCAACCCAAATGACAGCCCCTCTACCTACCCCAACCCAAATGACAGCCCCTCTACCTACCCAAACCCAAATGACAGCCCCTCTACCTACCCCAACACAAATGCCAGGTTTGGCCCCCAGCCCAGCTTCAGCCCCTGTACCTGCAGCCCAGACCTTTTCAGCTGCTTTCCCACAATCCATCCCTGCTCAATCACAGATATCTGCGCCTGCCCTGCTACAAGCTGCAGCCCAGGCCTCCACACAGGTTTTCTCCTCCACACCAGGAATCCTCCCCACACAACCCCAAGTGGCAAGATCTGTGCCTGCCCCCGCTCACCCTGTCCTGGGTATGACTCAGAAAGTCTTCACCTCACCCCCTCAAGTCACAACCTTTGCCCCAGGCTCGTTCCCCACACAAACCCAAACTTCCATGACGCTGCCTGTCCCTGGACAGTTTGCACCTCAGGCCCAGGTCCAGGCACATGCCCTCAACACCTCCCCGGGCCTAACCCCAACCCCTGTCCAGATGAACATTACTGCCCCTTCCCCTGCTGTCGCCCCCGTCTCAGTCAAGGCTGCCCAATTTGCAGCCGCTACCAACTCTGCCCAAATACAAGTGTCTGCCTCTCTTCCCCCTGCAGTCCCAGTCCCCACCCCCGCTCTTGCTCCGGTCTCTGCTCCTGTTTTAGCTGTTGTGTCCGGTCAGATTGCTGTCCCATCCCCGGCTCTAACCCAAATTCAAGTCACAGCTCCAGTTCCCCTCCACGCTGCTATGGCCGGTGCTGTGGTCACACCGGTCACTGCCACCTCCACAACACCTTCAGTGCCAG CTCTGATGGAACAGAGGGCAGCTCAGCCCCAGGTGTGGACCCCAGCTGCAGCTCAAGGTCAGACTCCTGTTCAGCAGGCGGCAGCTCCCATTCAGGCCCCTGTCTTCACGCCCCTGCCACAAGCATCTCTTACTCCTCAGTCTCAAGCACAAGTCCAGCACCCTACAGTTGTGTCCATGCAGCAGGTTTCTCAAATGCCAGTCTCAGCTGTGCAGGTTCAAATGAAGGGAATACCAGTTTCTTCTGTTGTTACTGCAGTGAGAGCCCCCCAGCCTCAGCTCCAGCCCCAGACCACTACCCAACTGCAACCACAGCCTCAAGCCCAAATCCGTGCACAGATTCAGGTCCAGCCCTTTGGCCAAGTCCAGCAGATACCACACATTCAAGCTCAAGCGCATCTCCAGCCCAAAGCACAACCCCAAATCCAACCGCAGGTCCGAGTTCAGTTTCAGCAGCATGCAGCCCAAGTACAGCCCCTCGCTCAAATCCAACCTCAGGTGCAGTTTCAGACCCAAACCCAGAACTTTCCCCAGGTCCAGTACCACCCCCAGGTACAAGCTTCATTTCAAACGCAGGCGCAAACCCAGCCCCAGACTCAACAACAGGTCCAACCTCAGCCCCAGGTACAGTCGCAGCCTCAGGTTCAGACTCAGGCCCAAAACCAACTCCATCACCAGGTTCAGGTCCAATTCCAGCCACAGGGTCAGATCCAGCCTCAGGCCCCGCAGCAAACACAGCCCCAGTTTCAAATCCAGTCACCGCAGCAGCTGCAAGTCGGGGCCCAAACCCAAGTTCAAGCTCAGCTCCAGGTCCAGTTCCAGCCTCAAACCCAGAATCAAGTTCAAACGCAGCCCCAACTTCAGGTCCAGTCTCCAATCAGGCATCAGCTCATCACTGTCCCCGGCCTGCAGCAGCCAGTCCAGCTCCTCTCAGCTCTGCCCCCCCATGTCGCAGCCCAGATCCAAGCTCAGATCCAGGCCCAGGCGCAGCAGCAGGGAGGCACGGTTCCACAGCAGATCAAACTGCAGCTGCCCATCCAGATCCAGCAGGCGGGGGGGCAGATTCAGGCCCACCAGATCCAGAACATGGTGACCATACAGGCACCAGCAAGCGTCCAGGAGCATCTACAGAGGCTGCAggtgcaacagcagcagcagcagcaacaacaacaacaacaacaacaacagcaacagcagcagcaacaacaacagcagccacCACcgccaaagaagaagaaacaccatGAAGCTAAAAGGGAACAGAAAGAGCAGAGTCTGCAGACCCTGAGCCCCGGAGACGGAATCCAAAAACAG GTGGTGGTGAAGCAGaatgctgcagcagagcagctgaagcAGAGGAAGTCGCTCGCTGCGGCCGAGCGAGAGGAGAACCAGAG gaTGATCGTGTGCAACCAGGTGATGAAGTTCATCCTCGACAAGATTGAGAAGGACGAGAAGCAGGCAGctaagaagaggaagaaggaggaggtggtggagcagAAGCGCTTCAAGCAGAACGCCTCCAAGCTGACGGCGCTGCTCTACAAGCACAAAGAACAGCTGAAGGCCGAGATCCTGAAGAAGAGGGCCCTGCTGGacaaggagctgcagctgcaagtACAG gaggagctgaggcgGGACCTGGCCCGGCtacagaaggagaaggagaaagccCGAGCGGCCATCACCcaagctgctgcagccacagtcaAGGCGGCCTCTTCCCACTCCTCCCATCCTTCCCACTCCACACATTCCCCTCACAGCAGCCACACTGTGACCTCACCGTCCTCGTCCCATAAACgcaagagggaagaggagagggacaaaGACCGACCCCGAGAAAGGGACAGGCACCACGACAAGGACAAGAAACGGGACAGGGAAAAAGACAAGGACAAGGACAGAGACCGGtgtaaagacagagacaaagataaagacaaggacaaggaaaaagacaaagacaaggaCAGAGACCGTGAtcgagagaaggagaaggagaaaaacagagagcgGGACCGGGAGCGAGACAAGGACAGAGATGGGGACAGAGAAAATGACCTTCCAGGAGATCCCAGCTCATctaaacacaagaagaagaagaagccctCCTCTACCTCAAAGGATCACAAGAAGGACAACAAACTGTACTGTGTCTGCAAGACGGCCTACGACGAGTCAAA GTTCTACATCGGGTGCGACCTGTGCTCCAACTGGTTTCACGGCGCCTGTGTCGGCATCACGGAGAAGGAGGCTAAGAAGCTGGAGGACTTTGTGTGTAACGACTGTAAACAAGGTCAGGAGGCAGAAAGCAACGAGGAGCTCTACTGCATCTGCCGGACGCCATACGACGAGTCACA GTTTTACATTGGCTGCGACCGCTGCCAGAACTGGTACCACGGGCGCTGCGTGGGCATCCTGCAGAGCGAGGCCACGGCCATCGACGTGTACGTGTGTCCCCAGTGTCAGTCCACGGAAGACGCCATGACAGTTCTCACGCCTCTCACCGACAAAGACAGCGAGGGGTTGAAAAGAATATTACGCTCGTTACAG ACTCACAAAATGGCATGGCCTTTCCTCGAACCAGTGGATCCCCACGATGCACCGGATTATTATCGTGTGATCAAGGAACCGATGG ACTTTTCCACGATGGAAACCCGTTTGCAGAGGCGACATTACCACAAGCTCACCGAGTTCGTGGCCGACGTGACCAAAATCTTCGACAACTGCCGCTATTACAATCCCAACGACACGCCCTTCTTTCAATGTGCCGAGGTGCTGGAAGCCTTCTTTGTACAGAAGCTTAAAGGATTCAAAGCGAGCAG ATTGTCAGATTCTTAA